In Falco cherrug isolate bFalChe1 chromosome 5, bFalChe1.pri, whole genome shotgun sequence, one DNA window encodes the following:
- the LOC102048278 gene encoding LOW QUALITY PROTEIN: melanocortin receptor 5-like (The sequence of the model RefSeq protein was modified relative to this genomic sequence to represent the inferred CDS: deleted 1 base in 1 codon; substituted 1 base at 1 genomic stop codon): MMNTSSQLYVSEPNLSASGSNFTVSTVKSXSLPCEQVVIAAEVFLTLGIVSLLENILVICAIVKNKNLHSPMYFFVCSLAVADMLVGVSNAWETITIYLINNRHIIMKDTFVRQIDNVFDSMICISVLASMCSLLAIAVDRYITTFYALRYHNIMTVKRSGLIIACIWTFCTGCDIIFILYYESTYVIICLITMFFTMLFLMVSLNIHMFLLACTHVKKIAVLPGYNSVRQRTSMKGAITLTMLLGIFIVCWAPFFLSFLFLPFLLSFSFLPSHSFFLSFYLSIHSFYLSL; encoded by the exons ATGATGAACACGTCCTCTCAACTGTATGTTTCTGAACCAAACCTGAGTGCCTCTGGTAGCAACTTTACTGTGTCTACTGTCAAGAGCTAGTCATTGCCTTGTGAGCAAGTGGTCATTGCAGCTGAGGTGTTCCTAACTCTGGGCATTGTAAGCCTCCTTGAAAATATCTTAGTTATATGTGCAATAGTTAAGAACAAGAACTTGCATTCACCCATGTATTTTTTCGTTTGCAGTTTAGCAGTGGCTGACATGCTGGTTGGTGTGTCCAATGCTTGGGAGACCATAACGATATACTTAATAAACAATAGACACATAATTATGAAAGATACCTTTGTCCGTCAAATAGACAATGTCTTTGATTCAATGATCTGCATATCTGTGCTGGCTTCCATGTGCAGTTTGCTGGCTATAGCAGTAGACAGGTATATCACTACCTTCTATGCCCTACGTTATCACAACATCATGACAGTGAAAAGATCAGGGCTTATTATTGCATGCATCTGGACCTTTTGTACGGGCTGTGACATTATCTTCATTCTTTATTATGAATCAACTTACGTGATCATTTGTCTCATCACAATGTTTTTTACCATGTTGTTCCTCATGGTCTCACTAAACATCCATATGTTCCTCCTGGCTTGTACTCATGTGAAGAAAATAGCTGTTTTGCCTGGGTACAACTCTGTCCGTCAAAGAACCAGCATGAAAGGAGCCATCACTCTGACTATGCTACTTGGCATCTTCATTGTT TGCTGGGctccattctttctttcttttttattccttcctttcttgctttctttctctttcttgccctcacattctttcttcctttctttctatcTTTCTATACATTCTTTCTATCTTTCTCTc